Proteins found in one Tepidamorphus gemmatus genomic segment:
- a CDS encoding Zn-dependent hydrolase — protein MTGPADNLRINSGRLWDSLMEMAKIGPGVKGGNNRQTLTDADREGRLLFQRWCEAAGCTMTVDSMGNMFARRAGADPSLPPVVLGSHLDTQPTGGKFDGVLGVLGGLEVIRTLNDLGLKTRHPIEVANWTNEEGTRFTPAMVASGVFAGAFTQDEVYAIRDREGRRFGEELKRIGFVGTEPVGQHPIKAYFELHIEQGPILEAEGCDVGVVTHGQGQRWFDIRLTGFESHAGTTPMPRRRDALLGAAKIVQAVNEIALAHAPHAVGTVGVLDPYPGSRNVIPGAVTMTVDFRHPDDAVLADMKARLEAALDKACAEGRLEREVSEVFYYPPVAFDPACVSAVRRAAERLGYKHRDIVSGAGHDACYIARVAPTAMIFCPCVDGISHNEEEDITPDWAAAGVNTLFHAAVETAEIVG, from the coding sequence ATGACCGGTCCGGCCGACAATCTGAGGATCAATTCCGGGCGTCTCTGGGACTCGCTGATGGAGATGGCGAAGATCGGCCCCGGCGTGAAGGGCGGCAACAACCGCCAGACGCTGACGGATGCCGACCGCGAGGGCCGTCTGCTGTTCCAGCGCTGGTGCGAGGCGGCCGGCTGCACCATGACGGTTGACTCCATGGGCAACATGTTCGCCCGGCGCGCCGGCGCCGATCCGTCCCTGCCGCCGGTCGTGCTCGGCAGCCATCTCGATACGCAGCCGACGGGAGGCAAGTTCGACGGGGTTCTCGGCGTGCTGGGCGGCCTCGAGGTGATCCGCACCCTCAACGATCTCGGCCTGAAGACCCGCCATCCGATCGAGGTCGCCAACTGGACCAACGAGGAGGGCACCCGGTTCACCCCCGCGATGGTCGCCTCCGGCGTCTTTGCGGGCGCCTTCACGCAGGACGAGGTCTACGCCATCCGTGATCGCGAGGGGCGCCGCTTCGGCGAGGAGTTGAAGCGCATCGGCTTCGTCGGGACCGAGCCGGTGGGGCAGCACCCGATCAAGGCCTATTTCGAGCTGCACATCGAGCAGGGACCGATCCTCGAGGCGGAGGGCTGCGATGTCGGCGTCGTCACCCACGGCCAGGGCCAGCGCTGGTTCGACATCAGGTTGACCGGCTTCGAGAGCCATGCCGGTACCACGCCGATGCCGCGCCGCCGCGACGCGCTGCTCGGGGCGGCGAAGATCGTCCAGGCCGTCAACGAGATCGCGCTCGCGCATGCGCCGCATGCAGTCGGCACCGTCGGTGTGCTCGATCCCTATCCCGGGTCGCGCAACGTCATTCCCGGCGCCGTCACGATGACCGTCGACTTCCGCCATCCCGACGATGCGGTCCTGGCCGACATGAAGGCCAGGCTCGAGGCCGCGCTCGACAAGGCATGTGCGGAGGGGCGGCTCGAGCGGGAGGTGTCCGAGGTGTTCTACTATCCGCCGGTGGCCTTCGATCCCGCCTGCGTGTCCGCCGTCCGGCGCGCCGCCGAACGGCTCGGCTACAAGCATCGCGACATCGTCTCGGGTGCGGGTCACGACGCCTGCTACATCGCTCGCGTCGCACCGACTGCGATGATCTTCTGCCCCTGCGTCGACGGAATCAGCCACAACGAGGAGGAGGACATCACCCCCGACTGGGCGGCGGCCGGCGTCAACACGCTGTTCCACGCCGCGGTCGAGACGGCGGAGATCGTCGGGTGA